A portion of the Paenibacillus hamazuiensis genome contains these proteins:
- a CDS encoding glycoside hydrolase family 88/105 protein codes for MNRETILSAIRRVSDAMKSMKNEGMDEIYPIGLIDIHLWEWPQGVGLYGMYQYYQETKDAETLRFLQDWFDARIREGLPEKNVNTCSPLLTLISLCELTGNEEYIRICDEWSRWIMDNKDGLIRTGDGAFQHMITGDPNDGQILIDTLFMTVLFFTKAGVYFGRPEYVEEAKKQFLIHIKYLYDRHSGLFFHGWDFNGRHNYGAVRWGRGNGWYTCGIVDFLDMAPMEDGIKQYLLDTMRSQVQALASLQTDDGMWHTVLDDPSSYKETSCTAAFGYGILKAVRKGYLEHDYLPIGQKALAAVLDRIDANGVVQQVSYGTPVGNDAQFYKDIPISPMTYGQALTLLILMEGLRHVNGSNG; via the coding sequence ATGAACCGTGAGACAATTTTAAGCGCGATCCGGCGTGTGTCCGATGCTATGAAGTCCATGAAAAACGAAGGAATGGACGAAATTTATCCGATAGGGCTCATTGACATTCATCTGTGGGAATGGCCGCAAGGCGTAGGGCTCTACGGGATGTATCAGTATTACCAGGAGACGAAGGATGCGGAAACTTTGCGGTTTTTGCAAGATTGGTTCGATGCCCGCATCCGCGAAGGATTGCCCGAGAAAAACGTCAATACGTGCTCGCCGCTGCTGACGCTGATCTCTTTATGCGAGCTCACCGGCAATGAAGAGTATATCCGGATTTGCGACGAGTGGAGCCGCTGGATCATGGACAATAAAGACGGCTTGATCCGGACCGGGGACGGTGCGTTCCAGCATATGATTACGGGAGATCCGAATGACGGGCAAATTTTGATCGACACGCTTTTCATGACCGTGCTTTTCTTTACGAAGGCGGGCGTCTATTTTGGGCGGCCGGAGTATGTCGAAGAGGCGAAAAAACAGTTTTTGATCCATATCAAATATTTGTACGACCGGCACTCCGGGCTGTTTTTTCACGGATGGGACTTTAATGGAAGGCATAACTACGGAGCCGTGCGTTGGGGGCGCGGCAACGGCTGGTATACGTGCGGCATCGTCGATTTTCTCGACATGGCCCCGATGGAGGACGGAATCAAGCAATATTTGCTCGATACGATGCGCAGCCAGGTTCAAGCCCTCGCTTCGCTTCAAACGGATGACGGCATGTGGCATACGGTGCTGGACGATCCTTCGTCCTATAAGGAAACGTCTTGTACGGCCGCTTTCGGCTACGGCATTTTGAAAGCTGTGCGCAAAGGTTACCTGGAGCACGATTATTTGCCTATCGGGCAAAAGGCGCTCGCGGCCGTGCTGGATCGGATCGACGCAAACGGCGTCGTGCAGCAGGTTTCGTACGGCACGCCGGTAGGCAATGATGCGCAGTTTTACAAAGATATCCCGATTTCCCCGATGACCTACGGTCAAGCTTTAACGCTCCTCATATTGATGGAAGGTTTGCGCCATGTCAATGGTTCGAACGGTTAA
- a CDS encoding AraC family transcriptional regulator: MAKSIKQGAWRHMAHYAHFPTNTALKRERIYIRHQVSEWQDSWPLHTHDGYEIYFFHQGNVNVIVGNEIYQMQPGDMLLFSGDVLHRPNPAKDVPYIRSYINFTADYIQEMAGEELQQKLLGLFSHPNGLLIRWSEGGAKEIDDHYAAMFNEKEKESIGKEFMMQSLMVQLLLKIYRKSKEMYAHLTVPAQSQKETNVRRILTYLNQHYKESIALEELSKAMHLNKYYMCHSFKEVTGISINNYITRKRIDEGKKLLRLSDEPVGLVSELLGFNNPIHFSRMFKQYAGVSPQAYRKLHQE, from the coding sequence TTGGCAAAATCGATCAAGCAGGGAGCGTGGCGGCACATGGCGCATTATGCCCATTTTCCCACCAATACCGCATTGAAGCGGGAGCGCATCTACATTCGGCATCAGGTTTCGGAATGGCAGGACAGCTGGCCGCTTCACACGCACGACGGTTACGAAATATATTTTTTCCATCAAGGCAACGTCAATGTAATCGTCGGGAATGAAATTTATCAAATGCAGCCCGGCGACATGCTGCTGTTCAGCGGCGATGTGCTTCATCGTCCGAACCCCGCGAAAGACGTTCCGTATATCCGGAGCTACATCAATTTTACGGCGGACTACATCCAGGAGATGGCCGGCGAAGAGCTGCAGCAGAAGCTTCTCGGTTTGTTCAGCCATCCGAACGGCCTGCTGATCCGTTGGAGTGAAGGCGGCGCGAAGGAAATAGACGACCATTACGCCGCCATGTTTAACGAGAAAGAGAAGGAATCGATCGGAAAAGAATTTATGATGCAAAGCCTGATGGTGCAGCTCCTCCTGAAAATTTACCGCAAATCGAAAGAGATGTACGCTCATCTGACCGTGCCGGCGCAATCGCAGAAAGAGACGAACGTCCGCCGCATTTTAACGTACCTGAATCAGCACTATAAAGAGTCGATCGCTTTGGAGGAACTTTCCAAGGCGATGCATTTAAACAAATATTACATGTGCCATTCTTTCAAAGAGGTCACCGGGATATCCATCAACAACTATATTACGCGCAAGCGGATTGATGAAGGCAAAAAATTGCTGCGGTTATCGGACGAACCGGTCGGGCTCGTCTCGGAGCTTCTCGGCTTCAACAATCCGATCCATTTCAGCCGCATGTTCAAGCAGTATGCCGGCGTCTCTCCGCAGGCATACCGAAAATTACATCAGGAATGA